Sequence from the Thalassoglobus sp. JC818 genome:
TGGGATCGCTCGCGCCCACTCCTGCAGCTGCATGACCAGATCGGCGAGTTCGATCTTGATGTTCATGTTTTGAGTGTGCCGCTGCTCTCGAGCGGAGAGAACTTCGATTCTTCGGGCTCGCCACTCTTTGGAGAGTTCGGCGACCTGTTTGCGATGTTCTGGATCGCCGGTTTCGTTTGCCCGCTCTTTGGCGAGATCAACGTTGTGCTTCATGAGAAGCAGTTCTGCGTCTTCGAGTTGCTCTCGAATGCCGGGATCGCCGCCGGAGACTTCGAGCGCGGTCTTTGTGACTTCGTAAGACTCTTCGTACTTCTTGGACTGCTTCAAGTGTCGAGCGAGTTTGATGTAGTTCTCAACCTGTTCAGGCTCGCGGCGAATTTGATGGCGGAGTGCGGTTTCGGTATCACCTTCCTGGCCATGAGTGGAGCGAGAGTCTTTGGCGAAGTTTTTGTGGAGAGCTGCCTCGCTCGCTGTTTCAGCTCCTTCGAAGTTCGCGTCAGCAGTGGCCTGACGAGCTGCCAGTGCTGAGAGTTTGCGACTGACGTTGACATCTTTCGGGTCGATTTTCCCGATGCGTTCCCAGATTTTGAATGCTTCAGAGAACTCGCCTCGATTTTCCAGCAACTCAGCGAATGCGAGATGGATGTCTTTGTCCTTCTCAGCTGCTTTGACTGCTTCCATGTAAGCGAATCGTGCGATCTCTCCCATGTCGAGTTGCATGCTGCATTCTGCGACATCGACATTCAATTGAGCGTCCCACGGATTCAACAAGAGGCCCTCTTCGGCAAGTGCCATGGCCTCTTCCCACTCTTCAGCTTTCTTCAGCTTTTTGACTTTGCTTCGAAGCGAAATGAGCTTCGTTTTGGCAATCGTTCCAGCCCCTTTCCCATTCTCGTCATACTTCTTTTTCGTGCTGTTCCGCAGCAACTGACGATAGGTCAGATTGTGCGGGACGAGTTTGGCGCACTGACTGAACATCTGGACGGACATATCCCAGTTACCTGCTTGCATTGCTTTGTTCCCATGCTGGAAGCATTTTGCAGCTTTTTTGTTCTCGTCGGCCACACGTTTCTCCTGAGAGGTAGTCGATTTGTCTTGCTGGAATTGTAGGTGAGAATGGTGTGCGAAGGAAAATTTCTGTCGCAAACTTCCGCAGAAAACGGCGTCCCTGAAAGATAACAGAAGCCAATTCGATTTGGGAGAATGAATGCTTGGGACTTCACTCATTCAGACTGGCTTCGAGCTCAATTCTGTTTTTCCGACCAGACGGAGTCGTTGAGAGCCTGCATTTCGCGGGACATTTTCGTTGACAGATCACGAATGGTCTCTTGAATTTTCGGGTCGTCAGAATCGTACAAATTCGTTCGTTCCTCGGGGTCGTTCTGGAGGTCGTAAAGTTCGTCTCGTTCAGGGTTTCGGAAATCTCGGACAAGCTTCCAGCGCGGAGTGCGGTACATCCGCATTTGAGTCTGTGATTGATGTTTTGTCGTGTATTCCCCGTAAAAGTCGTTGTCCCATTCCGCTTCGTCGCCTTTCAGCAGCGGAGTGAGATCGTGGCCGCGGAGCATGAGATCGTCGCTGACAGGGATGTTCGCCATGGACAGGATGGTTGGAAACCAGTCGAGATTTGAGACGGTTTCGTCGATGACGGTGTCTGCTTCAATGACTCCTGGCCAACAAATCGCGGTTGGGACACGAATGGAGTGATCGTACATATTCGGGCGTTGTCCACGCGGGATGTTTTCAGTGGCGGGGGGAGGGGTGTTGACGATCCAGTGTCCGTTTCCTTTGTGCCAGATTCCGTTGTGACCCATGTTGTACCCGTGGTCACTGGTGTAGATGATGATGGTGTTTTCGTGAAGCTGCAGGAGTTCGAGTTCTTCAAGAAGCTTGCCGACATTTCGGTCGACTCCCGCCACGCTCGCCAGATACTCCCGGGTTCGCCGCTTGACGTATTCAACGTTCAGGTCGGGATAGTCAGGATGAGGAAGTTCCGGATCGAGTCCATCAAACGGTTCCCAGTCTTCATCTCGCACGGGGAGCCAGCGGGCATGCGGAGCACGGTAGTGAAGCGATAGCGCGAACGGGCCATCCTTCTTGTCGTACAATCGCAGCCAGCGAATGGCTTCGTCGGTGAGGATGTCTGTCGTGAGGCCATTGACTGTCTGGGTGGAACCGTCGACTTCCAATGTCGGTCGGAAAGGAGACGTTCCGCCGCCACGAAAGCCCATGAAGTCGACGTATCCGAATTGGGTGGGATGCTGTGAGTCGAGCAGCCCGAGGTGCCACTTGCCAATGAGAGCTGTTTGATAGCCAGTTCTTCGAAGCTCTTCCGGCCATGTCGGAATTCCGGGTTCGATCCCGTGATCGGGTTCAACTCTCGGATTCAACCAGTCGGTGATTCCCATTTCACTTCCGTAACGGCTGGTCAATGTGCTGACCCGTGACGGGCTGCAAACGGGTGTGACCGTGAAGCTGTTGGGAAGATAAGCTCCGGACTGGAACAGTTCGTCAAGATGCGGCGTGTGAGCGTGAGGGTGACCGGAAAGTCCGAGAGCCCACGGAGCCTGATCGTCGGTGAGGATGAACAGAATGTTGGGGCGTTCCTCGGCAGCGGACAGAGAGGTCGTCAGCAATAGAATTCCGAACATCAGCATCGGTCGGATTCGTCTCATCGTTTGTCACCTTGCTTCGGGGAACCCAAGACTTTGCAGTTTGATACAGTACCCGTTTGATACCGGGATTGATCGGTAAAGTCTAATGTGATTCCGGCTTGATGTCTTGTTGTCGATTGGCGAGAGTCTGCCGTGAACGGTGTTGAAAGTTGTCAGGTCTGTTTCGGGAATGATTGACGGAACGAATGAGATGTCACAAGTGATTGGAGTGATTCCAGCGAGGATGCAGTCGTCGCGATTGCCTGGAAAAATGCTTCTGCAGGAGACCGGAAAACCGCTCATTCAGTACGCGTGGGAATCAGCGTGTCGAGCGGAGCGACTCGACCGAGTGATCATCGCGGCTGATGACGAAGCGATCGTGACTGCATGCCAGAACTTCGGTGCTGAATGCGTGATGACCGGAGAACATCCCAGCGGAACCGATCGAATCGCCGAGGTTGTCCGCGCGTGTTCTGAGGATGTCTCGCTGGTGATCAACATTCAGGGTGATGAACCGGAATTGGAATCCAGCTGTATTGATGCACTTGTGGAGAGGATGGACCGCTCGCCGAGCGTTGAAATGGGAACTCTTGCGACTCCGATCGATTCAATTGCGACGTTGAATGATACTGGATGCGTAAAAGTTGTTCGGGCAGCAGATGGCCGAGCGCTCTACTTCAGTCGATCGCCAATTCCGTTTTATCGGGATGGAACTCCGTCTGATTTGCTGACACCGACCGGGGAAGATGCCGCTTTCCGTCGGAGTCCGTGGCTTCTTCATCTGGGAATTTACGCTTATCGACCAGAGTTTTTGCTCGCCTTGACGCAACTTCCCCCGTCAGAACTTGAGAAGCTGGAACGCCTTGAGCAACTTCGCGCCTTGGAAGCGGGAGCCTCAATTCTTGTCGAAGTTGTTCATCACCAGTCCGTTGGAATTGATACCGCTGCAGACTATGCTGCGTTCGTCGCGAGGGAACGTTCACGTGCGGAGTCCAATTGAGGCATTTCGGTATCGAGATGTCATGTTCGCGGACAGGCTTAGGCTGAGGGGCTGCTTCCCTCAGTGGACACATAATTGTTGACGGAAAAGTAAGACAATGACGAAGCACATCTTTGTCACCGGAGGTGTGGTCAGTTCCCTCGGAAAAGGACTGACTTCCGCTTCGATCGGGTTTCTCCTGGAGCGTCGCGGACTCCGAGTTCGCATGCAAAAACTCGATCCCTATCTAAATGTCGATCCGGGAACCATGAGTCCTTACCAGCATGGTGAGGTTTATGTTCTCGACGATGGATCGGAAACCGATCTCGACCTGGGACACTACGAACGATTCACCAAAAGTCCGCTCTCGGCGAAGTCCAATTTCACCACCGGGCGAATCTACAGCACGGTGATCGAGAAGGAACGTCGAGGTGAGTATCTCGGAGCGACCGTCCAAGTTGTTCCTCACGTCACCAACGAAATCAAAACCAGCATTCGAGCACTGGCGACAGACGATGTCGACGTGGTGATTACTGAGCTGGGAGGAACAGTCGGCGATATCGAAGGGCTCCCGTTTCTGGAAGCGATTCGTCAGATTCCACTCGATGTTGGCAAGGAAAACTGCCTGTTCATCCATCTGACTTTGGTCCCGTATCTGAAAGCAGCTCGCGAAGCGAAAACGAAGCCGACACAACACAGCGTTGGTCAACTGCGACAGATCGGGATTCAGCCAGATGTTCTCGTCGTTCGGACCGAACGGCCGATGGGGCGCGAGAACGCCGAGAAGATCGCGTTATTCTGCAATGTCGAATCAGATGCGGTCATTGAGGAAACAGACAAAGAGTTTTCGATCTATGAAGTTCCTCTCGGGCTGGCTGAGAACAAACTCGACGAACTGATTCTGCGGAAACTCGGCTTGTCGCGAGGGCATCTGGATATCGATGACTGGCGAAACCTGATGCATCGGGTTCGCAATCCGCAGCATGAAGTGACGATTGCCGTCGTCGGAAAATACATCGAGCATCGCGACGCTTATAAATCGATCTACGAGTCTCTCATTCACGCGGGATTCGCGCATTCAACTCGCGTTCTGATCAAGCGGATCGAAGCAGAGGAGTGTGAGCATCAGGATCTTGAACATCTGCTGGGGAGCGTTCACGGAATTCTAATTCCCGGAGGATTCGGATACCGTGGGATCGAGGGGAAAATCCTGGCGACACAATTTGCTCGTGAGAAAAAGATTCCGTTCTTCGGGATCTGTCTCGGGATGCAGTGTGCTGTGATCGAATACGCCCGTAATGTTCTCGGTCTCACCGAAGCCAACAGCACAGAGTTCGCCGAAGATACTCCCGATCCAGTCATTTGTATGCTCGAAGAGCAGAAAACGATCACGGACAAGGGGGGGACGATGCGGCTGGGAGCGCAACCATGTGTGCTCACCGAAAACTCTCACTCGATCGATGCCTACGGCGTCGGTGAGATCTCAGAGCGTCACCGACACCGTTTTGAGTTCAACCCTGCTTATCGAGACCGTTTCGTTGAAGCTGGTCTCAAGCCGACTGGAACCAGCCCGAACGGAAATCTGGTTGAAATCGTCGAAGTCCCGGACCATCCATGGTTCGTGGCTGTCCAATTCCATCCAGAGTTCAAATCAAGCCCGCTGGAATCGCATCCGCTCTTCCGTGAGTTCCTCGGAGCAGCGTTGAAAAAGCATCAAGGAAAATTCGCTTAGAGCATTTGGACTGCACTATTTGGCGTAAGGCTCCGCTGACACGGATTCAGCAGTTGGGAAGTTGTCGGGAATGTCCTGAGTGACCTTGCCTGTCGCTGCCCATTCGGTTCCACGTTGCAGGCAGGTCTTGAATCCGACGCACTCCATCGAGTAGTCCGCATGTCCCATCGGGGTGTGGAAGACTTTGCCGTCGCCGTACTTAATTGTCATCAGCATCGGTTCGTGGCGTTCGGTGCCGTTAAATTCTGGACTTGCGTAAGCTGTCGCGAGAATCCGCATCTGCTGACCAGGGCCTCGAAGCAAGGAATACAATTCATCTTTGCTGTGGAGCCACTCGGTTGGAAGCCCTTTCGTGATGGGGTGAGTGTTATCGCGGATGACGATGGAGAACTCGTGCTGTGGTCCGTGAGTTCCACCGCGTCCGGGTGACTCATCGCGAACCTCTTCGCCCTGATCATTTAGGTAGACATACGGTCCGGACTTCTCATCCCGGCCACCCCAGCCACCGAGGCCGATCATTTGATTGTACTCTGTCCAGTCTCCGAATGAATTGTCCGCAGCGTGCACGATCACCAGTCCTCCACCGTTACGCACGTATTCTTCGAAAGCTTCTTGGGTTTTCTTTGGCCATGGAGCTGCGTTGAAGCCGAAGTTCGAAACGACAACATCGTATTTTGAGAAGTCAGGGCTGAAGTCGGGATCGGTTTTCGGTTCCGGAAATGCTTCGGTTTCCAATCCTGGAATCGAATACTCTGGCAGGTGTTGTTCTCCCTTCCAGGTGTATTTCGTCCGTGCCAGATCGACGTCGAAGAGCCCGGTTTCTTCGAGATACTGCTTCATCATGAAAGTTGTTTTCGGCCAGTCGCCGTGATTGTTTTGACCATCGATGATCAGTGCTTTCAGATCCGCCGCCTGACCGGATGACTGCATCACCAGAATCATAAGTGTGGCGATGAAGAGTTTGATCATTTGCATTGTTCGCATGCCTGTCCAAATTGTTTGAAGTAGTGACCGCTCCAGTCTCGGAAGAACGGACGGAAACTTTGGTGATAAATTGAGGATCTGTTTTGGTTTGACCGGCAGAAAGTCTCCGACGGATCACCTATTTATATAATCGAGATTTGATCAGTCTACAACTTGCTGTGTCTGTTGAGTGTTGTGGCGTTGACCGAATTCCAAAAAGAAAGGCGCCGCATGTTCGACAACATGCGGTGCCTATTGAAAATTCCGGTGTAGGCCAAGCAGAGACTATTTGGTCTCAGGGCCTTCTTCTTCAGCGACCTGTTCGAAGCTGACAGGTTGCACAACCATTTCACGTGGTTTGGCGTCTTCAGTGGATGTCGGTGGTCCCGCTGTGAGGCGAGTTTCGAGGCTGTCAGCTCGTTCCTGATCAGCTTTGGCGAGATCAGTTTCGCCAGCTTGTTCTCGCTGTTCAGCGCGGGCTCGGTAAGCTTCCACGATTTTCGTATCGAACCGGCGGGCTGCTTCGTAGTCAGCGATTGCTTCGTCGATTTTGCCGACCAGCATGTATGCGTCACCACGCAGAGACTGAGCTTCGGTGTTTGGTTCGAGATCGAGAATCTTCGAACAGACTTCGATCACCTGATCGTATTCCTGCTCGAGTTCGTGAAGACGTGCACGACTCAAGAGTGAGGGAATGAATGTGCCGTCGAGTTTGATGGCATTGTCGAGCGCGGTTTTGGCTTCTTCTGTGCGATCAGATTGCAACAGAAGTTGGGCGCGGGTCAGCCAGAGTTCTTTGCGGCGTGGGTTGTTGCGAATCATGTGATTCACTTCTGCAATTTGTCGTTCGCGTGCGATTTGATTGACGTCTTCTCTCGCGAGATCAAACTGGCCAGCTGCACGGTAGGCTTCGCTGCGATGCATGCGATACTGCTGATTCTGTGGTTGCAGTTCGATTGCTCGGCTGAAGTCTTTGATCGCACTGTCGTAATCTTTCAGTGCCAGGTGAGCCCGTCCGCGATTGGAGATGGCGTTGAGGTAGCCATCGTTGATTTCGAGAACTTTCGTAAACGTCTCGACAGCTTTGGCTGGGTCAGCTTCTTCCATCTGAAGGAAAACGAATCCGAGATTGTTCAACGCGTCGACGTAGTTTTCTTTCAGATCGCTGGCTTTTCGGAAATCGTTGAGTGCTTTGATGTACTCGTTCTGGCCGATGAACACGAGTCCTCGATTGTTGTACGCCTGTGGGTACTCGGGATCGATGTCGATGGCTTTGTTGAAGTCACGTTCAGCAGCATCGTAGTCCTGCAGCATCAGCAGGAAGTAGCCGCGTGTGTTGCGGTACTTGCTGTTCTCAGGATCAACACCGATGGCGGATGACATGTCGCCGACCGCTTGCTTGAAGAGTTTTGCCTCTGCCAGAAGAGCGGCTCGCTTGATGTAAGCTTCCGGTTGCGTCGGCTTGGCTTTGATCGCAGTGGTCAGAATTTTGATTGCGTTCTTCGCGTCACGCTTGTCAATGAGCGTGTCTGCTGCCTGAATCAGTTGATCGTAAGTGACGACCTTCTTCTCTGGTGCGGAGCTTGCGGTCTTCTCAGCGGCAGGAGTTGCAGCTGGTGCAGCGGAAGGTTTGACTGAAGAGTCCACAGTCTGCTGTGGAGTCTCCGAACCACCGCATCCAGCGAGAAGTGCGAGTCCGAGAAAAAGCGATGTCGTTCGCGTCATGGCTCGTTCCAATCCGTTGGTTCGAGGGCGTGCATTCGTGAGGAGATGGAGGAACCGGCGGATCATGCGACTTCCGCACGGGTACCGTCTGCCAAGACAGTAGTGGGCTTGTATCGGGAATCAACAAAACTGGTCAATGCCGGTTTCGCGGACTCAGACGATTCACAATGTTTGTTTCCAATTCACAAATTGTGAGTGAGTCAGATGTTTTGTCGGATGGCACCAGATTTCTGTGACAAACTGTCAATATGCACGTTGACAGAACCGAAATAAAGAGCGATGTTTCTTCGCCCCGTCACCAGGAACTTTGACTGGTTTTTGAGGGCGGATGAATA
This genomic interval carries:
- a CDS encoding tetratricopeptide repeat protein — encoded protein: MQAGNWDMSVQMFSQCAKLVPHNLTYRQLLRNSTKKKYDENGKGAGTIAKTKLISLRSKVKKLKKAEEWEEAMALAEEGLLLNPWDAQLNVDVAECSMQLDMGEIARFAYMEAVKAAEKDKDIHLAFAELLENRGEFSEAFKIWERIGKIDPKDVNVSRKLSALAARQATADANFEGAETASEAALHKNFAKDSRSTHGQEGDTETALRHQIRREPEQVENYIKLARHLKQSKKYEESYEVTKTALEVSGGDPGIREQLEDAELLLMKHNVDLAKERANETGDPEHRKQVAELSKEWRARRIEVLSAREQRHTQNMNIKIELADLVMQLQEWARAIPLLQKASQDPRLKTRALVMLGKCFMYDNKMALAKGQFERAVPGLNAEAQPETYKEAHYLLARVCEETGDNEKAINHYGEVLVVDYDYKDANARMEKLQAS
- a CDS encoding sulfatase-like hydrolase/transferase; the encoded protein is MRRIRPMLMFGILLLTTSLSAAEERPNILFILTDDQAPWALGLSGHPHAHTPHLDELFQSGAYLPNSFTVTPVCSPSRVSTLTSRYGSEMGITDWLNPRVEPDHGIEPGIPTWPEELRRTGYQTALIGKWHLGLLDSQHPTQFGYVDFMGFRGGGTSPFRPTLEVDGSTQTVNGLTTDILTDEAIRWLRLYDKKDGPFALSLHYRAPHARWLPVRDEDWEPFDGLDPELPHPDYPDLNVEYVKRRTREYLASVAGVDRNVGKLLEELELLQLHENTIIIYTSDHGYNMGHNGIWHKGNGHWIVNTPPPATENIPRGQRPNMYDHSIRVPTAICWPGVIEADTVIDETVSNLDWFPTILSMANIPVSDDLMLRGHDLTPLLKGDEAEWDNDFYGEYTTKHQSQTQMRMYRTPRWKLVRDFRNPERDELYDLQNDPEERTNLYDSDDPKIQETIRDLSTKMSREMQALNDSVWSEKQN
- the kdsB gene encoding 3-deoxy-manno-octulosonate cytidylyltransferase; amino-acid sequence: MSQVIGVIPARMQSSRLPGKMLLQETGKPLIQYAWESACRAERLDRVIIAADDEAIVTACQNFGAECVMTGEHPSGTDRIAEVVRACSEDVSLVINIQGDEPELESSCIDALVERMDRSPSVEMGTLATPIDSIATLNDTGCVKVVRAADGRALYFSRSPIPFYRDGTPSDLLTPTGEDAAFRRSPWLLHLGIYAYRPEFLLALTQLPPSELEKLERLEQLRALEAGASILVEVVHHQSVGIDTAADYAAFVARERSRAESN
- a CDS encoding CTP synthase, with product MTKHIFVTGGVVSSLGKGLTSASIGFLLERRGLRVRMQKLDPYLNVDPGTMSPYQHGEVYVLDDGSETDLDLGHYERFTKSPLSAKSNFTTGRIYSTVIEKERRGEYLGATVQVVPHVTNEIKTSIRALATDDVDVVITELGGTVGDIEGLPFLEAIRQIPLDVGKENCLFIHLTLVPYLKAAREAKTKPTQHSVGQLRQIGIQPDVLVVRTERPMGRENAEKIALFCNVESDAVIEETDKEFSIYEVPLGLAENKLDELILRKLGLSRGHLDIDDWRNLMHRVRNPQHEVTIAVVGKYIEHRDAYKSIYESLIHAGFAHSTRVLIKRIEAEECEHQDLEHLLGSVHGILIPGGFGYRGIEGKILATQFAREKKIPFFGICLGMQCAVIEYARNVLGLTEANSTEFAEDTPDPVICMLEEQKTITDKGGTMRLGAQPCVLTENSHSIDAYGVGEISERHRHRFEFNPAYRDRFVEAGLKPTGTSPNGNLVEIVEVPDHPWFVAVQFHPEFKSSPLESHPLFREFLGAALKKHQGKFA
- a CDS encoding ThuA domain-containing protein, with product MQMIKLFIATLMILVMQSSGQAADLKALIIDGQNNHGDWPKTTFMMKQYLEETGLFDVDLARTKYTWKGEQHLPEYSIPGLETEAFPEPKTDPDFSPDFSKYDVVVSNFGFNAAPWPKKTQEAFEEYVRNGGGLVIVHAADNSFGDWTEYNQMIGLGGWGGRDEKSGPYVYLNDQGEEVRDESPGRGGTHGPQHEFSIVIRDNTHPITKGLPTEWLHSKDELYSLLRGPGQQMRILATAYASPEFNGTERHEPMLMTIKYGDGKVFHTPMGHADYSMECVGFKTCLQRGTEWAATGKVTQDIPDNFPTAESVSAEPYAK
- a CDS encoding tetratricopeptide repeat protein, with protein sequence MTRTTSLFLGLALLAGCGGSETPQQTVDSSVKPSAAPAATPAAEKTASSAPEKKVVTYDQLIQAADTLIDKRDAKNAIKILTTAIKAKPTQPEAYIKRAALLAEAKLFKQAVGDMSSAIGVDPENSKYRNTRGYFLLMLQDYDAAERDFNKAIDIDPEYPQAYNNRGLVFIGQNEYIKALNDFRKASDLKENYVDALNNLGFVFLQMEEADPAKAVETFTKVLEINDGYLNAISNRGRAHLALKDYDSAIKDFSRAIELQPQNQQYRMHRSEAYRAAGQFDLAREDVNQIARERQIAEVNHMIRNNPRRKELWLTRAQLLLQSDRTEEAKTALDNAIKLDGTFIPSLLSRARLHELEQEYDQVIEVCSKILDLEPNTEAQSLRGDAYMLVGKIDEAIADYEAARRFDTKIVEAYRARAEQREQAGETDLAKADQERADSLETRLTAGPPTSTEDAKPREMVVQPVSFEQVAEEEGPETK